One Silene latifolia isolate original U9 population chromosome 4, ASM4854445v1, whole genome shotgun sequence DNA segment encodes these proteins:
- the LOC141651202 gene encoding uncharacterized protein LOC141651202 codes for MITLSIENCTVRKALVDTGNSVNLIMLETLKIMGFDKENLIKKSVLLVGFNGETAHSVGEITIPTYIEGVNKLVRYLVIEGPTTYNVILGRPWLHQMKAVPSTYHQCLKFPTPWGTVTDRGASKEYKEPPSEELDQVHLDEAHPDSTVLIGATCSEELRDQLTQFLKANMECFAWSHDDMIGIDPSVISHKLSVNPGCTPVQQKRRKFAAERNEVINKEVDSLLAAGKIREVSYPEWLSNVVVVPKKNGKWRGSIQIMRKPELSGRMTKWSVHLSGYDLQFEPRTTIKSQALADFVSDFCPATRREAEKGMLTIVGNQDSGIWTLYIERASNARGAGVGLVLRSPKGDMIVQAVRCESKATNNEAEYEALILGMQMASGLKVRNLRVYSDSLFVVNHVNNEYVTRDSKMIAYLKIATEQKSKFRTFKITQEPDQNPLKEAAHVQYTQEARTLVSSEGQQNPDWRVPYVNWLKDGTLLEDKKEAQSFRIKASRYILIDNILFRKSLAGPCLRCLSRKKAETVLHDVHNGECGNHAGGRSLFNKILRQGYFWPTMRTNAVNHAKRCESCQKVAPAIHQPTEPMHPSISPWPFMMWGMDIVGKLPRAPGNRVYMLVMTDYFSKWIELEAMTEIIVENLRKRLEELGEKWADELPIVLWADRTTPKVATGQTPFSLVYGAEAVIPSEVLVPTRRYGCQTAEQNQAEMASSLDTVDELRESAYIRMASYKQSVAKTYNKNVKIKTLAVGDLVLRRVFENTKNYKAGKFAYK; via the exons GTCATTGAGGGCCCAACTACTTATAACGTAATACTAGGGAGACCATGGTTGCATCAGATGAAGGCAGTTCCCTCAACGTATCACCAGTGTCTCAAGTTCCCAACACCATGGGGCACCGTCACA GACCGGGGTGCCTCGAAAGAATACAAGGAACCACCCTCGGAGGAACTAGACCAGGTCCACCTGGACGAGGCGCACCCGGACAGTACAGTGCTAATTGGAGCAACCTGCAGTGAGGAGCTACGCGATCAGTTGACTCAGTTTCTAAAAGCGAACATGGAATGTTTTGCTTGGTCCCACGATGATATGATCGGTATAGACCCATCCGTTATTTCACATAAGTTAAGCGTGAACCCAGGCTGCACCCCGGTAcaacagaaaagaagaaaattcgCGGCAGAACGAAACGAGGtcatcaacaaagaggtagaCAGTCTCTTGGCAGCAGGTAAAATCAGAGAAGTTAGCTACCCTGAATGGCTTTCTAATGTGGTAGTAGTGCCCAAGAAAAATGGGAAATGGAGG ggaagtatacagattatgaGGAAGCCCGAACTTTCGGGCAGAATGACTAAATGGTCAGTGCATCTTAGTGGGTATGACTTGCAGTTCGAACCCAGAACAACAATAAAATCCCAAGCCTTAGCAGATTTCGTCTCTGACTTCTGCCCTGCTACCCGCAGGGAGGCAGAAAAAGGAATGCTGACAATAGTGGGAAATCAGGATAGCGGAATATGGACCTTATACATTGAAAGAGCCTCAAATGCAAGAGGGGCTGGTGTAGGTTTGGTCCTCCGATCACCTAAAGGTGATATGATAGTACAAGCTGTTAGGTGTGAGTCCAAAGCAACCAACAACGAAGCCGAGTATGAAGCCCTTATACTTGGGATGCAGATGGCGTCGGGGCTTAAGGTGAGGAACCTGAGGGTGTATAGCGATTCCTTATTTGTGGTGAATCATGTAAACAACGAATACGTGACACGTgattcaaagatgatagcctACCTGAAGATAGCCACAGAGCAAAAGTCAAAGTTTAGGACGTTCAAAATAACTCAG GAGCCAGACCAGAATCCGTTGAAGGAAGCAGCACACGTGCAGTATACGCAGGAGGCCAGGACTCTGGTTTCCAGTGAAGGACAGCAGAATCCAGATTGGAGAGTACCGTACGTAAATTGGCTAAAGGATGGGACGCTCCTCGAGGACAAAAAGGAAGCACAAAGTTTCAGGATAAAGGCCTCCAGGTATATCTTGATCGATAACATTCTCTTTAGAAAATCGTTGGCAGGACCATGCCTCAGGTGCTTGAGCCGAAAGAAGGCAGAAACGGTGTTGCACGATGTACACAACGGAGAGTGCGGGAACCACGCTGGAGGACGAAGTTTGTTTAACAAAATCCTGAGACAGGGGtatttctggcccaccatgcgcaCAAATGCCGTTAATCATGCCAAACGCTGTGAATCATGTCAAAAGGTGGCTCCAGCAATCCATCAGCCGACGGAACCAATGCATCCAAGTATCTCTCCATGGCCATTCAtgatgtggggcatggacatagtgggTAAGCTGCCCAGGGCTCCAGGAAACAGAGTGTATATGCTAGTCATGACTGATTACTTTTCAAAGTGGATTGAATTAGAGGCAATGACAGAG ATCATTGTGGAGAATCTCAGAAAGCGGCTGGAGGAATTGGGAGAAAAGTGGGCAGATGAGCTACCAATAGTACTCTGGGCAGATAGGACAACACCAAAGGTGGCAACAGGCCAAACTCCATTCAGCCTCGTATACGGAGCAGAGGCAGTAATACCCTCCGAAGTTCTGGTACCCACGCGTAGATATGGTTGTCAAACAGCAGAGCAGAACCAGGCTGAAATGGCTAGTAGCCTGGATACAGTTGATGAGCTGAGAGAAAGCGCTTACATACGTATGGCGTCATATAAACAATCTGTAGCCAAGACATATAACAAGAATGTCAAAATCAAGACCCTCGCAGTAGGGGACCTTGTACTCAGAAGGGTATTTGAAAATACCAAGAACTACAAAGCAGGCAAGTTCGCCTACAAATAG